In the genome of Zootoca vivipara chromosome 6, rZooViv1.1, whole genome shotgun sequence, the window CTGCATTTATACCACACATTTCCCTCTTAAAACGGGGTGCATGGCTCTTTCTCCCCGATCCCAGCCTCATTTAAATCCTGACAACAACCCTtcgaggcaggttaggctttgaGCATCGGACCCCCACCACAACCCCAAGCAGTGCTagaaacagtggtaccttggttctcgaacttaatccattctggaagtccgttccgaaACCAAGGCATTCCAAAACCAGGGcaggctttcccatagaaagcaatgcaaaacggatGAATCTgttccatacttttaaaaaacaacccctaaaacagcaatttaacatgaattttgctatctaacgagaccattgatccataaaatgaaagcaataaacaatgtactgcagtcacacaatcaatcaatcaatcaataaatccatccatccatccatcagtagctgaactgggctccacacagtcacacacacacacaaaagagccgcaaaaacaaaaatgcaaaataaatagcaaaaacagacagacctcaaaatggaagcgtggctctcaaaatggagcacgttcggtttccggaaaaagttcgcaaaccggaacacttccttccgggtttgtagtgtttgggttccaagttgtttgagtaccaaggcgtttgagaaccaaggtaccactgtacatttttactAATTTTACCAGGGTAAACTGGGGGGTTTCTAGCACCCACCACCCCCAGGGAGCTTCACGGCCAGGTGGGTGGTGGGATTCGAACTCGGGTCTCCCCGGAGGCCGGTCCTGTATGCTCTCTTTCGTTTTCAAGTGTAGGGCTATTCCTTCCCCCGGAAGACCCATCATGACCGACAGCGAGATGGACTTCAAGTCGGAGGCGATCTCAGCGACCGGCACCGCCACGGAAACCCCAGAGACCCTCTCCATGGACTTGGGGGAGGGCACAGCCACAGAGACAGATGCCCCCGGAAAAGATGCTCCTCCTATCAGGGAACAGCCCGGTCCCGATCCCGGCAGTCTACAAGCCCCCATTCCAAAAGCAGACTCCGGGATCTGCAATCAGGCGGCGCCCGGAACCCAGAGCGGCTCAGATATTGCCGAGGGATCCGATCGGCTTTTGAATCCACCAGATTCCAGCCCCCAAGGTTACAAGCAAGCGGTCAACCAGGGTTGCAGGTAAAACCGTTTTTGAACTTCATagaagtcgcccccccccccccggcaaagcaGGAATTGGGGTTGCCTTTCCTGCTTCCCATTTCACTGAAATGCTGCGCTGTCTGGTGGGGGGTCAGTCCTGGCGCGAAACGCAGCCCCCCGGGACCATTGAAGTGGGGCAGACCGTCGCCGGCACATGACTCGCGTGCCTCAGAACGCTGCCAGagcaggttcaaggttcttgtatcgTCCCATAAGAGGCTGCCTGGGTTTTGGAGAAGCCCCTCTCTCGGTCCCGCTTGGTGAcgcaggacagggccttctcggtgctggctgctcccaggcaactttggaactccctgcctagggaaaCAAGGCTGGCTCCTTCCTGTTCCACCAACAGGCTCTTGGGAACTGATGTGTGATATTCTGACGAAGGGTGGTTTAAGAAtttaaatagggctgccatacatccggaaacTTCCCAAACATAGCTGGGATCCGTCCGTCAGAAACAAAATCGCTGAATATGTCTggggcaacccatgtcggaagaaGGGGcgtatttaggtttgatgaggccctaagctactgaagggaatggggccctttatatgtccagctgtcctctgtcaacaacaaattgtcactgtttttttgtgctgaatctatgctatatggtcattgatggacctcataggtatctcaagccacttgcccatgttgccctgcaaccagtccatgcagaatgtaggcaccctatatgtaGAAATGAAGAAAcccgtgatattttagggagcaggctagcaggtggggcccatgacttacatcctaggaacctacacaacagaaaacactgttgccgtatgtaggttttattttatttgttttttatcttatattttggaaatgtcatagctaccaagttttcccttttctcgcgaggaagcctattcagcataaaggaatttcccttaaaaaagggagaacttggcagctatgaaatgtacatacagttttttcccctttaatttttttttgggggggccccaagagagtggggccctaagctacagcttgtttagcttatacgtaaatctggcactggtcggAAGCGTTGGTTTTTTGGCAAATAGCTAAAAATCTCCAATGCTTTCAGAGATTTTgcaaaacaaagctcaacaactttgtataaaacaacaacaacaacttttgtgtccgtattttcactttttgaaatatggaaacacttaataatagtaacaacaacaacaacaacaactggcttttttaaaggaaagagcaAGTGCTGTGatgctttcattttaattatCTGCATGTTTTGAATTGATCTTATATACagttaggacgcgggtggcgctgtgggttaaaccacagagcctaggacttgctgatcagaaggttggcggttcgaatccccgtgatgggatgagctcctgttgttcagtccctgctcctgccaacctagcagttcgaaagcacgtcaaagtgcaagtagataaataggtaccactctggcgggaaggtaaatggtgtttccatgcgctgctctggtttgccagaagcggctttatcatgctggtcacatgacctggaagctgtacgccaactcccttggccaataaagcgagatgagcactgcaaccccagagtcagtcacgactggacctaatggtcaggggtccctttacagttGGGCTTGCAACTTAGGCAGGGGTTTGTTTTCGAGGCTCCGCTCTCGAAAGGCCGTTTCATTCCTGCAGACATTTTAGAACCGACTGCGAAACGAGGCCGCTGATTTCTCAGAGGGCTAAACCTTGCTTTTCCTCCAGCAGGGGCTTGATGGAGGCGTCTCCTGAACCCACAGCCAGGGAGCCCAGCTGGACGTCAGGCCCCCAAGAAGCCTTGGGGGAAAGCGACCTGCAGCCTGCAGGCGCAGACCCGGCCGAGCTTCCCGTAGAAATGGAAGATGCGGACATCGCCCGGGAGGAAGAGGACGCCCCGGATTCCGATCACCTGCATCTCCACGGCCTCCTGACCCGCCTGCAGCGACTCAGCCCCAGTTTTGAGGACCGATCGCCCACCTCCGAAGATGGGCTGCTGCCTGCCTCCGACGGCGAGGAAGGCCGCGTTTCCGAAGGAGACGGAGACCCTCTCCTGGTGCCTGACGAGTGCCGGGGGCCGCCGGGGGCCTGCGCCCCTTGCCCGCTCCACATTGCCACAGGGCACGGGCTGGGCCCCCCGCCGCCCCAgcggagggggcaagggctgctATCGGTGGAGGTCGAGAGCGAGGATCTGCTCAGCCTCCTGCGCTGCGAACGGGGGCCGCTTGCCGAGGCAGGCGCCCAGACGCCCTTGGCTCGCTCAGACGCGGTGGCCAGGAGCAGCCGCTCCAGGGGAATGGCCCCGGGTGAATTGGCCTCGGACAGGGCTCAGGGGGAAGGCCCCCGCCGGTGGAAGGAGCCACCCCTCTCCTCCGCTGATTCCGTTTTGGAGGAATCTTCCCTGGAGCCGGGCTGGAGGCGGCCGGCACCGGGATCCACCCGTGAGGAAGAGGCGTCCTGCTCTTCAGACGTGGCGGTAAGCACCTCGCGAGGGTGCACACCTTGTCCCAGGTTGAAGCGCCAATGCCACtcaccgtagtagtagtagtagtagtaataataataataataataataataataataataatagattaattttattatttataccccatccatctggctgggtttccccagccactctgggtggctcccaacagaaaattaaaaacacgataaaacgtcaaacattaaagacttccctaaacagggctgccttcagatgtcttctaaaagtcaaatagttgtttatttccttgacatctgaagggagggtgttccacagggcgggtgccaccaccgagaaggccctctgcctggttccctgtaacctcacttcttgcagggaggaaaccaccagaaggccctcggagctgaacctcagtgtctgggcagaacgatggggggggggagacgctccttcaggtatactggacctttgaggccatttaggtctttcaaggtcagccccaacactttgaattgtgctcagaaacgtactgggagccaatgtcggtctttcaggaccggtgttatatggtcttcactcccaatcaccagtctggctgccgcattctgggtcagcttcaaaggCAGACCCatggagagcgcattgcagtagtccaagtgggagataaccagagcgtgcaccactctggccagacaggggggcagggagggtctcatcctgcgttccagatggagctgccctggacacagaattgacctgcatctccatggacagctgtgagtccaaaatgactcccaggctgtgcacctggtccttcaggggcacacttatcccattcaggaccagggagtcccccacaccagcctgccctctgtccccccaaaacagtacttctgtcttgtcaggattcaggctcaatctgttagctgccatccagtGGTGTAGATGAGCCTTTAAAAGAATAAGGGAGCTTCGTTTTCATTTGACTTCGCTTTTTATTTGCACGCCGCCTTTCTGCGTTACAATGCACGAGGCAGTTTGCAAGCTGACTAAGCGACGTTCGAAGGGGGATGTAACCGACCCTGACCCTCTTGTTTCCCTCTTTGAACAGGATAAAGCGGATTTGTCGTCCTTGCCAACATTCAAGGAAGGTGAGCGAAGGCGGGGTTTTGTCCCACTTGCAGGAGGGAGGCTTCTGTGTTGAGGGTCGGGGTAGCAGGGAGGTAATAGAGACCCcagttgcaaaaaagaaaaaggaaaaagtgcAAAATCCGGCTACAACTGCGGGGAGGGGGCTGaccctctgcttttaaaaatcagtggATGTGTTAGATTaaattacagtggtcccttggttctcaaacttattccgttgcggaagtctgttccaaaaccaaagcgttccaaaaccaaggcgctctttcccatagaaagtcatgcagaacggattaatctattccagacttttaaatcaacccctaaaacagcaatttcccatggactgcaagaagatcaaacctatccattctgaaggaaatcagccctgagtgctcactggaaggacagatcgtgaagctgaggctccaatactttggccacctcatgagaagagaagaatccttggaaaagaccctgatgttgggaaagatggagggcactaggagaaggggacgacagaggacgagatggttggacagtgttctcgaagctacgaacatgagtttgaccaaactgcgggaggcagtggaagacaggagtgcctggcgtgctatggtccatggggtcacgaagagtcggacacgactaaacgactaaacaacaacaacaaaaagagcaatttaacatggattttactatctaacgagaccactgatccataaacggaaagcaataaacaatgtactgtactgcagtcacacaatcaatcaatcagtagctgaactgggttccacacagtcagacaaataaaaaaacgcaaaataaatagcaaaaacagacagatctcagtgtaacactcaaaacggaagtgtggcactcaaaacggagcgtgttcggcttctggaaaaagtttgcaaactggaacacttacttccaggtttgcagtgtttgggttccaagttgtttgagtaccaaggcgtttgagaaccaaggcaaaaaacaacaagaagatgaAAGGCATCCCCAATTGTTTTGACTTATAAGCATTTATAAGAACTGCATTTGGATAGGCCGTCTCTTAGAAGAGCGATTCTCTTGCTCACGTCGGAgggtggaaagaggcagtctcTACAGGTATTCTTAAAGAAAAGGCATTTCCTCTTCGTTTTACAGAAGCTCTCCTTTGAAAGTGGCATTCCTTCTTCTGCCGAGtgtgtttgcttgtgtgtgtgtgtctcagtgtgctccctcttccattttattataaataaaaacacGTTCCGACTTTTAAATGTCTTCCGATAACCTTTCTATTGTATCAGGCTTACGCAGGCAACGAAGAATACATCTTTATGTGAGAGTTAGCCGGTATCTGGTTTTAACATTTTTCGAGGGTTTTTGATGTTTTTGTGCAGTTGTTTCCAATTGCTGTAAATACattatatacagcggtacctcggttttagaacgtaatctgttccggaagaccgtccgagttccgaaatgtttgacaaccgaggtgcaACGGGCAGTTGGAAAAGTCAATTGAGAGAAACGgctcggaagccgttcgacttccgaggcgcgttcggGGGGAAACCGGAAGCAAttccttctgggttttcggcgttcggaaACCGAAACATGCGGCTTCTGAGACACtcggaaaccaaggtaccactgtatgtatattttaataaatgcTTTAAGAGACACCCACCAACAAACTTCTCATTCCAAATCTTTTCACGCAAGGCCCTTTCAGGGTCCAGGCCCCCGCCGCCTTGAATTGGCATTTCAACGTGTGGGGCTGTGGGGCGTGTCTGGGCATGTCTGAACCCTACTGATCTCATACAGGAAGGAGGGGAGTTGCTCTCGTTCCATGTGCAGAACTTCCCCCATGTGGACTAGAAACTTGAGGGTTGAGGGAAAGGTTTTTGCTTTGCGCCATTCCACATTCCGCTAAGAAACTAGCCCTTTCGTGGTTGTCTCCAGTCCCAGGCCCCTGCGAGCCCGAAGATCTGCTGGACGGCGTGATCTTCGGGGCCAAGTACCTGGGCTCCACGCAGCTGGTCTCGGAGAGGAACCCCCCGACGCACGTCCGCATGGCCCAAGCTCAGAAAGCCGTGGACAGGGTCAAGGTGAGATCCAAGGGGAGTGGGCAGCTGCGGCAACCTCTGCCCACAGAGATGTGTTGCTGTATATGCAGCTTTGATCCAACCCAGCAGGGATCCTTTAGCATTCCTAATTCCACCTAAGCAGAGCCTCCAGGTACAGGAGCAGTCTATCTTGGCGCTTACTACCAGGGGCAGAGTGGAAGAGGTCTGTGGCCTTCCCGTTGGGGCACTCTGGCTGTTCACCTCTGGAAGCAGGATGTGGGGCTAAAGGGGTCTATGGTCTGGTCCATGTTGCTCCctctggtggccatcacttgccCCATGTTATTTCATTTGCACGCCATCACTTGCCCCATGTTGCTCCCTCTGCTGGGTATCACTTGCTCAACTGCGCTTAATCTCCCAGCTATCACTTGCCCCATGTTATTCCATTTGCTGGCCATCACTTGCCCCATGTTGCTCCCTCTCCCGGCCATCACTTGCCCCATGTTATTCCATTTGCTGGCCATCACTTGCCCCATGTTGCTCCCTCTGTTGGCCATCACTTGCCCCACTTCGCTTAATCTCCCAGCCATCACCTGCCCCATGTTGCTCCctctggtggccatcacttgccCCATGTTATTCCATTTGCTGGCCATCACTTGCCCCATGTTGCTCCCTCTGCCGGCCATCACTTGCCCCACTTCGCTTAATCTCCCAGCCATCACTTGCCCCATGTTATTCCATTTGCTGGCCATCACTTGCCCCATGTTGCTCCCTCTGCCGGCCATCACTTGCCCAACTGTGCTTAATCTCCCAGCCATCACTTGCCCCATGTTGCTCCctctggtggccatcacttgccCCATGTTATTCCATTTGCTGGCCATCACTTGCCCCATGTTGCTCCCTCTGCCGGCCATCACTTGCCCAACTGCGCTTAATCTCCCAGCTATCACTTGCCCCATGTTATTCCATTTGCTGGCCATCACTTGCCCCATGTTGCTCCCTCTGCTGGCCATCACTTGCCCAACTTCGCTTAATCTCCCAGCCATCACTTGCCCCATGTTGCTCCctctggtggccatcacttgccCCATGTTATTCCA includes:
- the APBA3 gene encoding amyloid-beta A4 precursor protein-binding family A member 3, coding for MTDSEMDFKSEAISATGTATETPETLSMDLGEGTATETDAPGKDAPPIREQPGPDPGSLQAPIPKADSGICNQAAPGTQSGSDIAEGSDRLLNPPDSSPQGYKQAVNQGCSRGLMEASPEPTAREPSWTSGPQEALGESDLQPAGADPAELPVEMEDADIAREEEDAPDSDHLHLHGLLTRLQRLSPSFEDRSPTSEDGLLPASDGEEGRVSEGDGDPLLVPDECRGPPGACAPCPLHIATGHGLGPPPPQRRGQGLLSVEVESEDLLSLLRCERGPLAEAGAQTPLARSDAVARSSRSRGMAPGELASDRAQGEGPRRWKEPPLSSADSVLEESSLEPGWRRPAPGSTREEEASCSSDVADKADLSSLPTFKEVPGPCEPEDLLDGVIFGAKYLGSTQLVSERNPPTHVRMAQAQKAVDRVKAPEGESQPMTEVDLFISTQRIKVLTADSQEAMMDHPLQTISYIADIGNIVVLMARRKLPRRADASAEKQLYKMICHVFHSADAPLIAQAIGQAFSVAYQHFLRASGIDPDQLQPRRCSDDEGDESFAQGEELYNGDLAHFSKQENCKEVVIHKQKGEILGIVIVESGWGSILPTVVVANLMHKGAAERSGKLSIGDRIMSANGTSLVGLPLASCQGIIRDLKSQTVVTLSVVHCPPVTTAIVRRPDAKYPLGFCVENGIICSLMRGGIAERGGIRVGHRIIEINGQSVVAMPHEKIIQILTQAVSEVHIKTMPASTYRLLTGQEQPVFL